One genomic window of Azotosporobacter soli includes the following:
- the hemA gene encoding glutamyl-tRNA reductase, with product MQLVALGLNHKTASVDVRECFTFSEDQIKQALSRVHEYDEIQECVILCTCNRTEMYAVVDEAEAGLAAMEQLLTRMAQAAPDLENDFFCHLEDDCISHLFRVSASLDSLIIGEGQILSQVKKAYSIARDVGTTDAVLNTLFNRAIAVGKRVRAETRIAHSAVSVSYAAVELAKKVFGDLSSSNVLLLGAGQMGELTARHLVENGVKAVFVSNRKYERAQQLAERFQGVAVPFEGFMKKAVDADIIITSTGAPHYIIRAWDLAHIMPTRPDRPLIIIDIAVPRDVEPEAAAIAGVKLYNIDALEAVVESNLRLREQEAKLAEIILQEELETLVERFRYLTLRPVMVRLTDKAEAIRQRELKRALVKVPDIAPEERKAMENLSKMIVRKLLRDPMVRINEAACSDDEDFYLEAIRDLFKLEAIGEGRHREKNSCYRYASK from the coding sequence GCTTTACGTTTTCGGAAGACCAAATCAAACAGGCATTAAGCCGAGTTCATGAATACGATGAAATTCAAGAATGCGTCATATTGTGCACCTGTAACCGGACGGAAATGTATGCAGTGGTCGATGAAGCCGAGGCGGGACTGGCGGCGATGGAACAGTTGCTTACGCGTATGGCGCAGGCGGCGCCCGATCTCGAAAATGATTTCTTTTGCCATCTGGAAGACGATTGCATCAGCCATCTCTTTCGCGTGTCGGCCAGCCTGGATTCTTTGATCATTGGCGAAGGACAGATCCTGAGCCAGGTCAAGAAGGCGTACTCGATTGCGCGCGATGTCGGCACAACCGATGCGGTCTTGAACACGCTCTTTAATCGGGCGATCGCAGTGGGAAAACGGGTGCGGGCGGAGACGCGCATCGCGCATAGCGCGGTTTCGGTCAGCTACGCCGCTGTGGAACTGGCGAAAAAAGTATTCGGTGATCTGTCTTCGTCGAATGTCTTATTGCTTGGTGCGGGACAAATGGGCGAACTGACGGCGCGCCACCTGGTGGAAAACGGCGTGAAAGCGGTCTTTGTTTCTAACCGCAAATATGAACGGGCGCAGCAGCTAGCGGAACGATTCCAGGGCGTGGCGGTACCGTTCGAAGGCTTTATGAAAAAAGCGGTCGATGCCGACATCATCATCACTTCGACCGGTGCACCGCATTACATCATCCGTGCTTGGGATTTGGCGCACATCATGCCGACGCGTCCGGATCGCCCGCTGATCATCATCGATATCGCGGTACCGCGTGACGTGGAACCGGAAGCGGCGGCGATCGCCGGCGTCAAACTTTATAATATCGATGCGCTCGAAGCGGTCGTCGAATCGAACTTGCGACTGCGCGAACAGGAAGCGAAACTTGCCGAGATCATCCTACAGGAAGAATTGGAAACCTTGGTGGAACGTTTCCGTTATCTGACGCTGCGTCCGGTGATGGTGCGCCTGACCGACAAGGCGGAGGCGATCCGTCAGCGCGAGCTGAAGCGCGCGCTGGTCAAGGTGCCGGATATTGCGCCGGAAGAGCGCAAGGCGATGGAAAATCTTTCGAAGATGATCGTACGCAAGTTGCTCAGGGATCCGATGGTGCGGATCAATGAAGCGGCCTGCAGCGATGACGAAGACTTTTATCTGGAAGCGATTCGGGACTTGTTTAAACTGGAAGCAATAGGAGAGGGCAGACATCGTGAAAAAAACAGTTGTTATCGGTACGCGAGCAAGTAA